ATCGATCCGGTGTCAAGCGCAAACTCGCTCTAGAACGCATAGTGAGAATTGCTGTCTCGCGTGACGATACTTGTGGTGTTCTCGTATCATGGCTGGTATAATCCCTCTAACGTCACCCTGAGGACATGGACTTTGGACGATGATTGAAGAAATCCTGATAAGCCTGCAGGACAAGCTTCGCAGCACCGATTACCTGGACAACGAGACGGCGATCGACAAGTTCGGCTCGCTGCTCCAGTCGCAGAATACCGAGAAGCAGCGCAAGATCATCTCGACGATCTTGCCGCTCGCCCTGTCGTCGAAGTTCGAGACGATCCAGAAAAAGACCGTCCAGGTCGTGTGCAACTACCCGACCGTCCTCAAAGACGTTCTCCCCGCCCTGCGCCTCTCGTCAGACACGACCGTCCGCTTCTGGACGTATTTCATGCTCGTCGAACTCTCCCTCATCGCGCAGGAGGAGCTCGTCGAGGTCGTCAACAGCCGCGAGAACGACGAGATCAGGCGCCTGGCGCTCGAAGCCCTCGGAAAAAAGCCCAGCAAGGAGATGGTCCTGTTGATGCTCGACAAGATCAGCGATCCGAGCTGGATCATCCGCAAACAGGCGAAGAACCTGCTGATCGGCCTGGGAGACGGTATCTACCAGATCATCCAGGAATTCTTCATGACCTGCCCGAGTCGGCAGAAATACGACTGCATCAAGCTCATCCCGCTGATCCTCAAGGACAAGACGTTCACGCTGTTCCAGCGCATGCTCGAAGCCGACCGAAGCGCCGTTGTGAAACCGTACATCTGCGCCGGTCTCGGCGAAATCCGCAGCGAGGCCTCCCTGCAGACGCTTCTGCGCCTGCTCGAAGACCCGTCGATGCTCGTCCGGGAAGAGGCGATCAAGGCGTTGACGAACTGGGGGCGAGAGATCGTCATGCCGCTGCTCGGCATCTTCCCGTCGGCAAGCCAGGAGACGCGTATTTCGATCATGGTCCTCATGGGCCGCGTGCTCGGTCTCGACGCGATGAAGGAACTGCAGGCTTTCTTCGGCCCCCTGACGCAGGAGTCGAAATACTTCCTGCTCACGGCGATGGCCGAAGTTCGCGATCCGCTCATCGTGCAGGACCTCCTGCCGTTCCTCAAGGACGACTCGGTTTTCATCCAGGACTACGCGATGAAGATTCTCGCCCGGCTCGGCGTGCATGTGCTCGATCCTCTGCTCGCCTGCCTCGACAGCGAAGACGAGCAGTTGCTGCTGCCCGTCCTGCGGGTCATCGGCGAGATCGGCTCGAAGGACGCCCTGCGGCCGCTTCTGTTCATGATCGACAACAACCGCAACACGCTCATCCGCACCTGCGGCGTCGAGTCGATTTCCAAGCTCCAGAAGTTCGAACTCGTCGCGGGGCTGTTGCTGCTCAAGCTCGACGACAAGGATCTCTCGATCCGTCACACCATCGTCGAGAACCTGTCGAAACACCCGAGGAACGCCTTCATCAAGGATCTCCTCCTTGCGACCATGGATCGGAACGCCGACGTCGCCTGGTGGTCGAAGGAAATTCTCAAGCGGCGAGACTACCCGGGCATTCCCTCGTTCCTCTCCCTCTACGAAACCAGCACCGATTTCGAGAAGGACAAGATCATCTCGCTGAGCTCGAAGTTGTCCGGCGACCAGATCGACGCGGTCCTCAAGAAAGAGAAGATCACGATCGAGAGTCTGCAGCCCGAAAACGTCGAAACGAGAGTGTTGTCGAGAAAATATAATAAGGAAAATATTACGGACGTCAAGGAGCTCCTCTACTACCTGCACGAAGAGGGCGGCTCGGATCTCCACATCAACATCGGCCTGCCGCCGAGCATCCGCATCCACGGCGAGCTCGTGCGGACGACGTTCGAGACGATCACGCCCGAAAAGAGCAGATACCTGCTGTTCTCGCTGCTGACCGAGCCCCAGAAGGCCGTGTTCAACGAGCGCATGGAGCTGGACTTCTCCTTCGAGATCCACGACTGCGCGCGTTTCCGCGCCAACATGTTCGTCCAGAAGAACGGCATGGCGGCCGTGTTCCGCATCATTCCCAACGTGGTACCGACGTTCGAGGAGTTGTCGATCGACCGTGACATCATGCTCAAAATCTGCAACCACCGGTCGGGCCTGATTCTCGTCACGGGCGCCACGGGCTCGGGAAAATCGACGACGCTGGCGGCCATGATCGACCAGATCAACCGCTCCCGGTACGACCACATCATCACGATCGAAGACCCGATCGAATTCGTCCATCCGCACAAGCGGTGCGCCGTCACCCAGCGCGAACTCGGCACCAACACCCTGAACTTCACCAACGCGCTCAGAAGCGCGCTGCGCGAAGACCCCGACGTCATTCTCGTCGGCGAAATGCGCGACACCGAAACGATGCATCTGGCGATCTCGGCCGCCGAAACCGGCCACCTGGTCTTCTCGACCCTGCATACCATCAATGCCTACGAGTCGATCCACCGCGTCATCGGTTCGTTTCCCGGCGACCAGCAGCAGACGATTCGCATGCAGATGGCGGGAACCCTTCGCGCCATCGTTTCCCAGCGGCTCATTCCCGCCTACCTCTCGTCGGGCCGCGTGCTCGCCTACGAGGTGCTGGTCGGCAACATGCCGGTTCGCCGGTGCATCAAGGAGGACAAGATCGACCAGATCCTCTCGATCATGCAGACCGGCCGGAACGAAGGCATGGTAACCATGGACCAGTGCCTCGAGGATCTCGTCGTTCGCCGCCGGATCACCTACGAGGACGGGATCAAAAACGCCGAAGACAAGAAGACGTTCGAGGCGCACCTCAAGGAGCGCGGATTCAACGTCGGCGGCAGTCCTCATACCGCCCCGGCAGCCGCGGAAAAGCCTGCGGCTTCGACCAAACCGGCCGCGGCCCCCACCCACAAGCCGCCGTTCGCCCCGAAACCCGCCTCCTGAGAGCCTCCTGAATTTCCGTGAGGTCGCGCCCGAGCGGAGAGAGTTCCGAAAAGGGGCGATGCCCGGCGGTTGGAGGAGCAAAACTCCGCATGCACCCCATTCGCGAGGCGCCGAAGGCTGGGGGCGACAGAGCGGGAGAGGGTTACCAGCCGACGCGGAAGGTTTTCACCGGCTTTTCGATACCTTTGAGCTTGTGCTCGCCGTGCGGGATCAGCTCGAAAATCGTGGCGTCGACTTTTGACGAAGTCGCTTCTGAAATCACGATTTCACCGGCATCCGCAACACCCTCCAGGCGAGAGGCGATGTTGACGGCGTCGCCGAACACGTCATTCTCGCGGCAGATGACCGAGCCGGTATTGATGGCGATCCGAAGCGCGAGTCGATGGTCCTCGGAGGTGGACGAGTTGTATTCCTGCAGGCGTCTCTGGATGGCGATCGCCGCCAGGAGTGCCTTGGCCGGCTGTTCGAACACGATCAGGAATGCGTCGCCGATCTTCTTTACGACTTTGCCGCTATGTTTCTCGAAGATCGGCAGCATGATTTCGTCGTGTTGCTTGAGCATCGTCATGACTTCGGACAGGGAGGCCTTCGCGCTGAACGCGGTATAGCCCTTGACGTCGGTGAACATGATGGTGAGCTCGAGCGTGTGGGCTTCCTGGATGATCCGGTCGTATTTCTCCAGTTCGGCCATGGCCTGCTTGCGTCGCTCGAGCACGCTGTCGAGATGGTCGTCCGACAGGACCACCTTCTGTTCGCCCTTTTTCCTTAGGAGGCTCTGCTCCACCTTGCCGCCGACGCTCTCGATCAGGTCGACGATGGCCTTCCGGTCTATATCGTTCTCTATTGTTTCGATGAATTCGGAGAGCGGGTTGACGATGACCATGCCGAGAGACAGGAGAAAATCGGTGACGGCGCCCTTCAGCCGGAAATCCTCGGAGAAGAAGTAGCGTGCGAGGATTTTCACGGCCCGCTCGAGGATCTCCGGCGTGTCGCGCGTATTCAGGTTGTCCATGAGGGCGAATGCGACGCGCTTGTCCTCGATCTGCTCGAGGGCAACGATGCAGCAGAGGCGAAACGCCATCGTCGGCGAGGAGAGCCCCTGCAGGATGCCTTCGGGCCGGGCCTTGAAGATAAGGCCGAGAACCTTTCCCACCCGCTCGATGTGCTCGATCTGGATGAGTTCCGAGCGCATTTTCAACAGTTCGGCGAGCATCGGCCCGAATCCCTGATGATCGGCGCTCACGAAAACGAGCATCAGGTCGAGCATCAGGTCGGCGTTGCAGATCTTCAGATACTCCTTGACCGCGAAGATCACGAAGGGCAGTGGATACCCGGCCAGCACTTCGGCGACGGCCAGAATGTTCCGACGCGTTTTTTCGAGCTCGAGCTGTCTGATGATGCCTTTCAACTCGACTTCCGTCAGGTTGCCCCAGTGCTTCAGAGCATCGAGCACGTAGAATCGGCATGTTTCATTCGAGTGATTGAGTCCCAGCAGCACGGATCTCTTCAGATGCGGCTTTCGGACCTTGCTCAGGAGGACGGCCAGCCATCGGGCGATGCGCTCCTCAGGATGCGTCAGCAGATTGAGGATGTTCTCGACCACTTCCCGCGAGGTGATCTCGCCGATACCGGCAAAGACCGAGTTGACACGGTTGTCGTCGCTCTGCTGCAAAAACTTGGTCACCGCCGGGACCGCTTCGGCGCTGTTCATGGCCAGGAGCGCGGCGATGATGTGGGGAATGATCGAACCGTCGGTTCCCTCTTCGAGAATGTTCGTCAGGACGGTCACGGCGGCGGGCCCCATCAGGAGGAGAATCCGCTTCGACCAATACTGGATATCCTCGCTTGGGGCGTTCAACATTCGCACGACAGCCGGAACCGCGACTTCTCCGTACGAGCGCAGGCAGTTTGCGGTGGCGTTTCTGACCGGCCAGTTGGGGTCACCGAGGAGGGAGATGAGCACGTCGATCAGCTTGGGGTTCGGTGTGATGCGCTGCAGGACGCCGAGCAGGAACAGGCGTTCCTGTTTGTTGCCGTTCTCGAGGATGCGAATGATGGGATTCAGCGCGAGGCCGCCGATGCTTCCGATGGTCTTGATGACAAGGAAGCGGAGGTTCTCGTCGTCGGTCGAGAGATGCTCGAGCAGGAGGTCCAGGTTCAGGTTCTGCTTGCGGGCGAGACATTCGGACGCGTAATCCGAGACGATCCGGTGCGGATCGCTCAGACACCGCAGGAGCAGTTGCGCGGGCTCGTCGCCGGGAAGTCGGCTGAGGCTCTCGACGGCGAGAATCCGGTATTCCTGCTCGTTGCTGCTGAGAAGCCTGCGGATCAACGGGAGCGAGCGCTCGCCGAGGAGGTCCACGATGATGTTCACGATCTGGTGCTTCATCAGCGAGTCGCCGCGCCCGAACCAGGCGGAGAGGCGGTCGAAAATGCGCGGGCCGATCGCCGTCAGCAGTTCCGCGGCGCGTTTCCGGATGACCCAGGACGGATCGGAAAGACCGGTGATGAGGAAGTCTGCCGCCGCCGGCGATGAAGCGTCTTCGCCGAGGGCGGAGATGATCGAATAGCGCATCGAAAACGAGCCGGACTGGTAATACGTAGTCAGCTCGGGGATGACGGCTTCTTTTCCCAGTTTGACGAAGAGCGCGACGACCGGGTGGTTGGGGTCTTCGCGCGTCGTTGCGAGGAGGGTGCGGAGGTCGTCAAGGATGAGTTCCCCGAATCCCAGGAGGCGTTCGAAGGCGAGCTTGCGGACGGCCCAGTTCTGATCGTTCAGAAGGGGATACAGCAACTGGGCGTTTGAAAGCGAGGTGCAGATGGAGAGAGCCCTGATCGCGTAGCCGCGAACCTCGGCGTCTTCGCTCGACAGAAAGCCCCGCAGGGTATCTCGGCCCTGCTGGTTGTCGAAATGGCCGATGACGTGAAGGATCCAGTAGAATTCGTCGGGGTTCTGGAGGTTCAGACGGGGAACCAGCATCGCGACGATGTCCGGGCCCCATTCGATCAGGGCTTTCGCCGCGGCTTCGCGTTTCCGCCATGCCTTGTCGGACAGCAGATGAAAAATCGCTTCGACCGCGGCGGGGGTGTGCTCGACGACCAGGGCTTCGAGCCCCTGCCGCCAGAGCGTCTCGTCAAAACTGTTGATCAGTTCGTATGGTGATTTTTCCATGGCGCGGTTCTGTCAGGATGTGCGTCTTTCGTTTTTCCCTCTCCCGGTCAGTTGATCTTACAATAATCTCTTCGTATAATCCAGTGAAACAAGCCCGGAAACAGGAGAGTTTCTATGCCGATGTACGAATACCGCTGCGGCGACTGCCGAAAAACATTTTCCCTGCTCTGCAGGATTTCAGAACTCGTCGAGCAGCCTCCGTGCGAGCACTGCTCCTCGACCAGAACCCGCCGGCTGGTCTCGAAATTCCGGACGATCCGTTCCGAAGACCAGATCCTCGAATCCATGGCCGACCCGAGCGCCCTCTCGGGCATCGACGAGAACGACCCTCGCTCCATCGCGCGTTGGGCGAAAAAAATGGCCAGGGAGATGGGCGAGGACATGGGCGACGAGATCGAGGCGATGGCCGAAGAGGAGCTCGCGAAAGCCGGAAAGGGAGAAGCCGGCGATGCTGCCGGCGCCGACGATGCGGGGATGCCCGCACCCCCGCCCCTGCCTTCCTCCGACGGGGAGTGACGCCGCCGCTTATTCCGGAATCGCCTGCCAGCCGTTGATCTGGCGCAGGGCCTCGTATACGACCGCCGCAGCCGCCGACGACACGTTGATGCATCGGGCGCCCTCGATCATGGGGAGCGTCACGAGCCTGCCGGCGTCTCTCGCCCGGTCGTAGACTTGCCTGGGAAGACCTTCCGCCTCTGAACCGAAAACGAGGACGTCGCCGGGTTGCCAGGCGACTTCGGCCCAGAGCCTGCTTCCGTGCGCGGAAAGGAACCAGACGCGCTTGTCGGCGGCCCATCGCTCGAACGCCTCGAGATCATCAAGAACGAGCGGGGAGAGTTGTTTCCAGTAATCCATGCCGGCCCGCAACAGGTGCGTGTCGGTGAGCCGGAATCCCAATGGCCTTACCAGAACCAGCTCGGAGCCGGTGGCCATGCACAGGCGTGCGATATTGCCGGTATTCTGAGGTATGTCCGGCATCACGAGGGCGACGCGCAACGGCGCGCCCTCGCGATTCAGATTGTTTCCCCTTGCGGCGTGTGTCATCTTGCAGTACCGGTCCGACTCGCAGTATAATCGGAAGACCACCGGTATTTCAAACATCATGAGGAGGCGCGCATGAAGCGTCTGATCAATGTTGTCCTCGCAGTTGCTCTTCTGGTCGGCCTGTATGGGTATTACAACCCTGGTTTCGCCGAGGACGAGGCCTCGAACGGACAGGAGCAGAGCGTAAATGAAGGCTCAGGCGAGCCGTCCGGCGAATCTCCTTCTTCCGAAGAACAGCCGCCCGATGAGAACAAGGTGTATGCGTGTCCGAAGTGCGGCTTTACCTCCGACGGCCCGGGCGACTGTCCTGCCTGCAACATTTCCCTGACGGAAGGATCGTCCGGGAGCGGCGAGTCGGGA
This region of Candidatus Ozemobacteraceae bacterium genomic DNA includes:
- a CDS encoding PilT/PilU family type 4a pilus ATPase — encoded protein: MIEEILISLQDKLRSTDYLDNETAIDKFGSLLQSQNTEKQRKIISTILPLALSSKFETIQKKTVQVVCNYPTVLKDVLPALRLSSDTTVRFWTYFMLVELSLIAQEELVEVVNSRENDEIRRLALEALGKKPSKEMVLLMLDKISDPSWIIRKQAKNLLIGLGDGIYQIIQEFFMTCPSRQKYDCIKLIPLILKDKTFTLFQRMLEADRSAVVKPYICAGLGEIRSEASLQTLLRLLEDPSMLVREEAIKALTNWGREIVMPLLGIFPSASQETRISIMVLMGRVLGLDAMKELQAFFGPLTQESKYFLLTAMAEVRDPLIVQDLLPFLKDDSVFIQDYAMKILARLGVHVLDPLLACLDSEDEQLLLPVLRVIGEIGSKDALRPLLFMIDNNRNTLIRTCGVESISKLQKFELVAGLLLLKLDDKDLSIRHTIVENLSKHPRNAFIKDLLLATMDRNADVAWWSKEILKRRDYPGIPSFLSLYETSTDFEKDKIISLSSKLSGDQIDAVLKKEKITIESLQPENVETRVLSRKYNKENITDVKELLYYLHEEGGSDLHINIGLPPSIRIHGELVRTTFETITPEKSRYLLFSLLTEPQKAVFNERMELDFSFEIHDCARFRANMFVQKNGMAAVFRIIPNVVPTFEELSIDRDIMLKICNHRSGLILVTGATGSGKSTTLAAMIDQINRSRYDHIITIEDPIEFVHPHKRCAVTQRELGTNTLNFTNALRSALREDPDVILVGEMRDTETMHLAISAAETGHLVFSTLHTINAYESIHRVIGSFPGDQQQTIRMQMAGTLRAIVSQRLIPAYLSSGRVLAYEVLVGNMPVRRCIKEDKIDQILSIMQTGRNEGMVTMDQCLEDLVVRRRITYEDGIKNAEDKKTFEAHLKERGFNVGGSPHTAPAAAEKPAASTKPAAAPTHKPPFAPKPAS
- a CDS encoding HEAT repeat domain-containing protein — translated: MEKSPYELINSFDETLWRQGLEALVVEHTPAAVEAIFHLLSDKAWRKREAAAKALIEWGPDIVAMLVPRLNLQNPDEFYWILHVIGHFDNQQGRDTLRGFLSSEDAEVRGYAIRALSICTSLSNAQLLYPLLNDQNWAVRKLAFERLLGFGELILDDLRTLLATTREDPNHPVVALFVKLGKEAVIPELTTYYQSGSFSMRYSIISALGEDASSPAAADFLITGLSDPSWVIRKRAAELLTAIGPRIFDRLSAWFGRGDSLMKHQIVNIIVDLLGERSLPLIRRLLSSNEQEYRILAVESLSRLPGDEPAQLLLRCLSDPHRIVSDYASECLARKQNLNLDLLLEHLSTDDENLRFLVIKTIGSIGGLALNPIIRILENGNKQERLFLLGVLQRITPNPKLIDVLISLLGDPNWPVRNATANCLRSYGEVAVPAVVRMLNAPSEDIQYWSKRILLLMGPAAVTVLTNILEEGTDGSIIPHIIAALLAMNSAEAVPAVTKFLQQSDDNRVNSVFAGIGEITSREVVENILNLLTHPEERIARWLAVLLSKVRKPHLKRSVLLGLNHSNETCRFYVLDALKHWGNLTEVELKGIIRQLELEKTRRNILAVAEVLAGYPLPFVIFAVKEYLKICNADLMLDLMLVFVSADHQGFGPMLAELLKMRSELIQIEHIERVGKVLGLIFKARPEGILQGLSSPTMAFRLCCIVALEQIEDKRVAFALMDNLNTRDTPEILERAVKILARYFFSEDFRLKGAVTDFLLSLGMVIVNPLSEFIETIENDIDRKAIVDLIESVGGKVEQSLLRKKGEQKVVLSDDHLDSVLERRKQAMAELEKYDRIIQEAHTLELTIMFTDVKGYTAFSAKASLSEVMTMLKQHDEIMLPIFEKHSGKVVKKIGDAFLIVFEQPAKALLAAIAIQRRLQEYNSSTSEDHRLALRIAINTGSVICRENDVFGDAVNIASRLEGVADAGEIVISEATSSKVDATIFELIPHGEHKLKGIEKPVKTFRVGW
- a CDS encoding zinc ribbon domain-containing protein: MPMYEYRCGDCRKTFSLLCRISELVEQPPCEHCSSTRTRRLVSKFRTIRSEDQILESMADPSALSGIDENDPRSIARWAKKMAREMGEDMGDEIEAMAEEELAKAGKGEAGDAAGADDAGMPAPPPLPSSDGE
- a CDS encoding tRNA (cytidine(34)-2'-O)-methyltransferase, encoding MTHAARGNNLNREGAPLRVALVMPDIPQNTGNIARLCMATGSELVLVRPLGFRLTDTHLLRAGMDYWKQLSPLVLDDLEAFERWAADKRVWFLSAHGSRLWAEVAWQPGDVLVFGSEAEGLPRQVYDRARDAGRLVTLPMIEGARCINVSSAAAAVVYEALRQINGWQAIPE